ATTGTTCGCGTAGGAGCGAAGTTCCGGATACGCCCGGCATCCAAGAATGATCTCCTTTACTGCAGATTTGGCGAGCTTGAATGGACCGCTTCTATCGAGCAGGATTCGGAATTCTTGTTCATACTCCCAAGCCTTCGACTTTGAGAAAAACGCGCGCGGTGCAAACTCGTCAACCGGATCAAAATAAAAG
This DNA window, taken from Planctomycetia bacterium, encodes the following:
- a CDS encoding DUF2971 domain-containing protein, coding for FYFDPVDEFAPRAFFSKSKAWEYEQEFRILLDRSGPFKLAKSAVKEIILGCRAYPELRSYANNHLANGEPRFFQMIENPMEYGLNKQPIQPDTWAMTSFF